The nucleotide window AAACGTTTTCCTCCCCTCGTGCCCCGCCCCGCCCGAGCCAGCAGCCCAATCCGCCGTCCCCTCCCCTCGTGCTGTCTCCTCCCTCTTCCTTCATGGGCTGGTCCAACCATGCGGGAGCCCAGCCGTGGGCACGCTTCCCTCTCTCAGTAACACACCACTACAGTGTACAGTCCCTCGAGCTGCTCGTGTGCTGAGACAAGCATCAAGCAGTGAGGGTTCTTAAGCATGGTTACAGAACCTCACATAATACTGGTTCGCTTGCGAGCGAGAGCAGCGCCACCTCGGAGACATCCTTGACCTCAATTATCCAGAAGCAACCTTCTGAAGCCATTAAGATGCTACATGGTAATTAAGACAGGTACTGACCTAGATACACACTAAATTAGAAAAACTTACAAGCTAAATCAGAAAATTCTGTACCACCACATCAAGTCATTCAAACACAAAAGGTGCTGGAAAAAAAAAACCTAGCCCTCTTTCATCTTGTCAACCACCTgcgcttcatcatcatcttcaaccACCGAGGAAGCCTCCGCATCCTTCATCACTGCATCTGAACTTGAATTGCGGGTTTCTGCAGTTGATGACGGTAAGGGGGCTACAGTCTTGCCTTGCGTCTCATCTTGTTCCAAGGTGGAGAACATGGTCACCTCATCTGTGTTCACGTCCATCATCTTGTGCTGCTTCTGGGGTTTCTGCTCAGCTGGGCTTTTATCATTGGATGTCAGCTCCACTTTAATCTCTTTGGGTGGAGTGTGAACATCTGCATTCGTGGCTGCTGCTCTAGCAGCATGCAGAATCTGAAGCCTGTAGTCGGTTTCTGGTCGGCGGCACACCTTCCTCAGTGGAACAATTTCCTGTAAATTTGGACTTTGAGTGCGACGCAATAAAGGCAGCACAAGCTAATTGCAACAGTCTCATTTCAAGTTTAATCAATTATAAGTGAGGTAATTATCCTAAAATCAACAAAATTGTACTATTTGCACTCATAAGTTGagtacaaaaaaacaaaaaacaaattgTGATAATAGGATGCAGTTTGACATTAGAGCATATATGGAGTAACACAATAAATTCCATGGTAGGACAGTAATTTAAGACTTGTCTTTAAATTTCTGTAAGCAATCAACAGTTATTGCACAAGGTTATCTAGTGCACTGCTTGAGCACATATTGACTTGTTCTTGCACGTTCAGGAACCTAAATTTGTTGTGCCTATAATTGAAATAACTGTACAACTTCATGAACCTATACTGCAATTTAATCCAAAAACAATTTGTCATTCGTTAAGGGAATAATAATTTTCAGGGCATCAATACCAAAAAAGAGGGTGGGGAGCAACCACACATGCAGAGTTTATAAGATGAAAGCAAATTTAACTTCCAGCTCAGCAACATGCTTAACTACAATACTTAACAGACAATGCATGGAAAACACCAAAGCATGTGGAAATGTACCTCAGAAGAATCATGATCATAGCGAACAAGAAATCTACAACGGCAGCCTCTAACATCATGCCTTCTCCTTTGAGCATCAAGGACACGAGCATCAAAATAGAGAGCCTGCTCTTTACCTTCCTGAAAAATATAGCACAGAAATATTTATTAATGTGTGACATCTAATTAACCGGAGGAAATCACCATCAGTAACAGGAGCAAATGGCAGATTTTCAAGGAACTCATTTTTCATAATCAATTTTACGTGCACAGTTACAAGCAAAAAAAACTAGGAAGATACAATAGTTTAGGGAGACAAATCTGACCCAAAATGTTACAAGACAAGTTCAAAAAATAAGAATCCAAAACAAAGGAACTATTTGAAAAAATAGGATGTCAAATGATTATTGCTTCTACAGGTAGAAAGAAAAGCCATCCTTTGGATAGTTTATAAGAactaaaaaaagggcgtacccagtgcagagagtttCCGCTCTGTacggggtctgggaaagggtgtcagtggcaagccttaccctcgcttgtgcaatgcgaggagactgcgactctAAGAActaaacaattataaatttataatACAAAATCTCAGTTACACAGAAATTCCGAAGTCGCAGATGCTAAGGAGAAAGAAATTTTAAGATGACGACACCTGAAAACAAAGAATGAGGTCCCCAGGAAGCACAGCAACGCATTCTGTGGCCTCACATGGAAGAGAACGTTGTCGCACACATTTGCGAACGTTGATCCATTCATCCTCCTCTGCCCCAAATCCAGAAAAACGAACCCGCACTTCCTGAAACATAAAAAATGATGCATAAATTAAGCCAAGTTTGTATTTTTCATGTGCAGTAACACCAATGTAATGTAACAGTAAAACTTTACACAAACATATGGCATTTTAGAAAAATTGCTGACATATCACAGTTTGCATGTCAAAAACACAAAGGTTCAGAAATGCACACTTTTATATATAAGGAAGCATCTATTTTTTCACATCTCCAGTCAAATAGACAGGGTGCCGCGGTCAAATTTTAGAACGATCAGTACTAAGGCAGAATATTTTTTTGTGAAAAAATAAAGAGTATGCACATGTCTCCAGCATACAGACTAATGATACCTGGAGTTCAGCTATTGTGGCATATGGTTTTGCTTGCTACATGATAGAGATGGTTCACTGGAGGACAAAATAGTTTCCACCAAGTGTGGAGTCATGCTTAAAAGGTttaatgggggggggggggcggggcggGTGGAAAAGGGATTCACAATTGGGAAACATAAAAAAATGATACTATCAACTCCATTTTGTAGTGATAATTGGGCTTATCCCCAAGGGAGGACTCCTATAAACTCCCAATAATCTAGTACACGAGATTAAGCCTATGGATTGACTCCATCCTAATGCTGCCTTGCCTCAGGTTACTGACCTGTGGCCTCCTGGTCCTACCACATCCTGCAGCATCTATCCTTAACAGCATCCAGACACTATCCCAAACATGAAACATTCCTAGTAAAGCTTTGGATTTAAGTTGTGAAATCAATTAGGAGACCataacattggcatgtttgaacACAATACAGTATAAGTATTGAAGCAGACCATCACTATTTCACTAGAATAACTTAGTGCAGATCTCATTTAAAATCCAATCCTAATGTAAGAAGAGAGCCAACAACAGAATCATATATAACTTTACTATAAGAATACTGCTTTCTAAAGTAGTACTTGAAATGTCTTTATCATATAGCGATTTCAATAATATTCAATGAAATTCTGAGGTCATTACCGGGTCACCGGATTCAAACGACCTTTGTGCCAGAAAGGCAGCAACATCATACCTGCAACATATAAGGTTGCCATGCATCTAAGAATATAAATGAtttaaaaggaaaggaaaatagaaaCAGGAGAGACAATTTCAAGGGCATAGAGCAGGAATCCAGAAAACACTTCTGTTGCCAATGAAAGTGCTTATAAACTTTACAGTGAATGAATTCAAAGATACATTTATGGTTGTGCCACTAATGAGTCACATACCACATGTAACAAATAACTTTAGACAAGCATTCCTTAAAATTGTCATCCCTTCCCCTTCTTTTCTTTCAAATATTTTGCTATGGATATAATGTAACTTCCTCCAATGCTTTCAGAAAAAAGTT belongs to Miscanthus floridulus cultivar M001 chromosome 4, ASM1932011v1, whole genome shotgun sequence and includes:
- the LOC136549749 gene encoding protein SAWADEE HOMEODOMAIN HOMOLOG 2-like, whose product is MGRPPSTAGAPAFRFLPSEVAEMEARLQQLNNGIPTRGVLQTLADKFSASPERSGKVTIQPKQVWNWFQNRRYSHRAKSTRAAPSPPAKMTPSGADHHQHAANASAFRAAQPSSVAAAHHGSSPTGKNPVEGVSVEFEAKSARDGAWYDVAAFLAQRSFESGDPEVRVRFSGFGAEEDEWINVRKCVRQRSLPCEATECVAVLPGDLILCFQEGKEQALYFDARVLDAQRRRHDVRGCRCRFLVRYDHDSSEEIVPLRKVCRRPETDYRLQILHAARAAATNADVHTPPKEIKVELTSNDKSPAEQKPQKQHKMMDVNTDEVTMFSTLEQDETQGKTVAPLPSSTAETRNSSSDAVMKDAEASSVVEDDDEAQVVDKMKEG